From Chryseobacterium gallinarum, one genomic window encodes:
- the clpP gene encoding ATP-dependent Clp endopeptidase proteolytic subunit ClpP, whose translation MDIKKEFRDFSVKHLGNNGLVTDQYMGMYGPTNLTPYIMEERRLNVAQMDVFSRLMMDRIIFLGTGIDDQVANIVTAQLLFLESADPSKDIQIYINSPGGSVYAGLGIYDTMQIIKPDVATICTGMAASMGAVLLVAGEKGKRSALKHSRVMIHQPSGGAQGVASDMEINLREMLKLKQELYEIIAHHSGQTYEWVEKSSDRDYWMTSEEAKGYGMVDEVLQRSTEKK comes from the coding sequence ATGGACATTAAAAAGGAATTCAGAGATTTCTCTGTAAAACATTTAGGAAATAACGGTCTGGTTACCGATCAGTATATGGGAATGTATGGTCCGACGAACCTTACCCCTTACATTATGGAAGAGAGAAGACTGAACGTTGCTCAGATGGACGTTTTCTCCCGTTTGATGATGGACAGGATTATCTTCCTGGGAACAGGAATTGATGACCAGGTGGCAAACATCGTTACTGCTCAGCTCTTATTCCTGGAAAGTGCCGACCCGTCAAAGGATATCCAGATTTATATCAACTCGCCGGGTGGTAGTGTGTATGCAGGATTAGGAATTTATGACACCATGCAGATCATTAAGCCTGATGTAGCAACAATCTGTACAGGTATGGCCGCTTCCATGGGAGCTGTATTACTGGTGGCCGGAGAGAAAGGGAAACGTTCTGCGCTTAAACATTCAAGGGTAATGATTCACCAGCCTTCAGGCGGAGCCCAGGGAGTGGCTTCTGATATGGAAATCAACCTGAGAGAGATGCTGAAACTAAAGCAGGAGCTTTATGAAATTATCGCTCACCATTCAGGACAAACATACGAGTGGGTTGAGAAATCTTCTGACAGAGATTACTGGATGACTTCTGAAGAAGCTAAAGGCTATGGAATGGTAGATGAAGTTTTACAGAGATCTACAGAGAAAAAATAA
- a CDS encoding histidine kinase codes for MDGNYYMIHDYLIFIGVFAILFFLTTSIYLFSQYQKFKQRNIRLSETNRMIEQRLNEVRLEHIGTKLNPHLFKNILNSVQSHAYQTYMSLDKLANVLDYILYESNNKFVSPKEELNFALSLIEINKIKINPLFDFRIKSRINKSDAVYEEKVFAPLISVDLIENAFKHTDFLAQDSFISIYMELENGIFTMKVSNKASLKNILAKEKSGFGSQSLDQRLQMIYNTHYQLEKSSKNGIFTAELKINLGDFYDKMRYSR; via the coding sequence ATGGACGGCAATTACTACATGATTCATGATTATCTGATCTTCATTGGAGTTTTTGCCATTCTCTTTTTTCTGACTACAAGTATTTATCTGTTCAGCCAATATCAGAAGTTCAAGCAGAGAAATATCAGGCTGTCAGAAACCAACAGAATGATTGAGCAGCGGCTGAATGAAGTCCGGCTGGAACATATCGGCACCAAACTCAATCCGCATTTATTCAAAAACATTCTTAATTCAGTGCAGTCTCACGCTTATCAGACCTATATGTCCCTGGACAAACTGGCCAATGTTCTGGATTATATTTTATATGAAAGTAACAACAAATTTGTAAGCCCGAAGGAAGAATTGAATTTTGCCTTAAGCCTGATTGAAATAAACAAGATTAAAATAAATCCTCTTTTTGATTTCAGAATTAAATCCAGGATTAATAAGTCTGACGCTGTGTATGAGGAAAAAGTCTTTGCTCCGCTGATCTCTGTAGACCTGATTGAAAATGCTTTCAAACATACCGACTTTCTGGCCCAGGATTCTTTTATTTCCATTTATATGGAGCTTGAGAACGGAATTTTTACTATGAAAGTAAGCAATAAAGCTTCTTTGAAAAATATACTGGCAAAAGAGAAAAGCGGTTTCGGCAGCCAGTCTTTAGACCAAAGGCTCCAGATGATCTACAACACCCACTATCAGCTTGAAAAAAGTTCTAAAAACGGTATCTTCACCGCAGAATTAAAAATCAATTTAGGAGATTTCTATGATAAAATGCGTTATTCTCGATGA
- a CDS encoding LytR/AlgR family response regulator transcription factor gives MIKCVILDDELLAISYLKLLCEQIDDVEVVKAFNDPKVFLSEIDTLDCNLCVLDIEMPGMTGLQVAELISGSKKIIFTTAYKEYAAEAFDLNVVDYVRKPIRKERLIQAFEKAKEQISTSRKKTFIEWNTNIGKTVILAEQIAYIKTSEIDSRDKDIILNDGTMIVLKNLNFKNLLEMLPAKDFAQVNKKEIISLSSIKVFTTNEIITTLPEGEHFLKLQIGEAYKSSLMELFGK, from the coding sequence ATGATAAAATGCGTTATTCTCGATGATGAACTATTAGCCATCAGCTATTTAAAACTTCTATGCGAACAGATTGATGATGTAGAAGTCGTCAAAGCATTTAATGATCCTAAAGTCTTTCTGAGTGAAATTGATACCCTCGACTGCAATCTATGTGTATTGGACATTGAAATGCCCGGAATGACAGGACTTCAGGTGGCAGAACTGATTTCAGGTTCAAAAAAAATCATTTTCACAACAGCCTATAAAGAATATGCAGCAGAAGCTTTTGACCTGAATGTGGTGGATTATGTACGAAAACCTATCAGAAAAGAGCGGTTGATCCAGGCTTTTGAAAAAGCAAAGGAACAGATCAGTACTTCCCGGAAAAAGACCTTTATCGAATGGAACACCAATATTGGTAAAACCGTTATTCTGGCAGAACAGATTGCCTATATCAAAACCTCAGAGATCGACAGCCGTGATAAAGATATCATCCTGAATGACGGAACAATGATTGTGCTGAAAAACCTCAACTTCAAAAATCTCCTGGAGATGCTTCCGGCTAAAGACTTTGCCCAGGTCAATAAAAAAGAAATCATTTCCCTTTCTTCCATTAAGGTGTTTACTACCAACGAAATTATCACAACCCTTCCTGAAGGAGAACATTTTCTTAAACTTCAGATTGGAGAAGCCTATAAAAGTTCACTCATGGAGCTTTTTGGAAAATAG
- a CDS encoding T9SS type A sorting domain-containing protein, translated as MQKILSFICSFIVVFCCAQFTANDIKFFVGTGSQTAYFVADFKDGTNDRSYAWGVRFDPGQNITGPQMLQMIKNAEPAFDYFLTFNNGFLDELSFNDHSQQSGPDYWSLWRGNDTNSWSAVGWMNNGTISAGKWYGASYGFSNPTAEAPSTPLPAYSSLWYNSSQITNWIGTGSDKSLVVIDFGTDNSNGNADSFVFGIQYNGTITAEQALQLIDTQVSTFNYTSAANQVSSLSLNSFSGIPNGSNSWKLYKGTNLSNWKIHNDLSSITLHNGEWLGLSFGQRRPFTPTEAPQSTLGTSSVSKRTVGIYPNPATDYIHINTQESMKEVNIYSSSGQKVMTSGNSRINIQSLSPGIYFVEIKTSGQSVIRKIVKK; from the coding sequence ATGCAAAAGATATTAAGTTTTATATGCAGTTTTATCGTAGTTTTTTGTTGCGCACAGTTTACTGCAAACGACATAAAGTTTTTCGTAGGAACAGGCTCTCAGACTGCCTATTTTGTAGCAGACTTTAAAGACGGAACCAATGACAGGTCTTATGCCTGGGGAGTGCGGTTCGATCCGGGGCAAAATATCACCGGACCTCAGATGCTTCAGATGATCAAAAATGCAGAACCCGCCTTTGATTATTTTCTGACCTTCAATAATGGTTTCCTTGATGAGCTAAGCTTCAATGATCATTCACAACAATCCGGGCCGGACTATTGGAGTTTATGGCGTGGGAATGATACCAACAGCTGGTCTGCCGTAGGGTGGATGAACAACGGGACCATCTCAGCCGGAAAATGGTATGGTGCTTCCTATGGGTTCAGCAATCCCACAGCAGAAGCGCCTTCTACTCCGCTTCCTGCCTATAGTTCCCTATGGTACAATTCGTCTCAGATTACCAATTGGATCGGTACAGGTTCTGATAAAAGCTTAGTGGTTATTGACTTCGGAACTGATAATTCTAACGGAAATGCTGATTCATTTGTTTTTGGAATTCAATATAACGGAACCATTACCGCAGAGCAGGCTTTACAATTGATTGATACCCAGGTAAGCACATTTAATTATACGTCAGCTGCCAATCAGGTTTCTTCTTTATCCCTGAATTCTTTTTCAGGCATCCCGAACGGGTCCAACTCCTGGAAATTATACAAAGGAACTAATTTGTCAAACTGGAAAATTCATAACGACCTTTCATCCATTACTTTACATAACGGTGAATGGCTTGGATTAAGTTTCGGACAGAGAAGGCCCTTTACGCCCACAGAAGCTCCTCAATCCACACTTGGAACTTCTTCTGTCAGTAAAAGAACAGTGGGTATCTATCCTAATCCTGCAACTGATTATATTCATATCAATACCCAGGAGAGTATGAAAGAAGTGAATATATATTCTTCTTCAGGCCAAAAAGTAATGACATCAGGGAATTCCAGGATTAATATTCAATCTTTAAGCCCGGGAATTTATTTTGTAGAAATTAAAACTTCAGGTCAGTCAGTTATCCGTAAGATTGTTAAAAAATAG
- a CDS encoding alanine dehydrogenase produces the protein MSTNIFTPFTEEELMPKEEKLEVIKKGKQFSIGIPKETCLNERRTCITPDAVQVLVEHGHEIIIESGAGEGSFFTDLQYSESGARITTDPKEAFGQDLILKINPPTQEEIDYMKPNTYLVSALQINLRDKEYFLKLAEKKINAIAFEFIVDEYKQLALVRLIGEIAGTVSILYASELLALSNGLMLGGITGVRPAEVVILGAGIVGEFATKAAIGLGASIKVFDNSLSKLRRLHTMVDSRVPTSIIDPKELSKSLRRADVVIGALPRLNMTPIVTEDMVMKMKKGSVIIDITIDNGKVIETSELTTMEDPYIIKHGVIHCGLPNLTSRMPRTTTKAISNFFLSYILNYDEEGGFENMLIRKNEMKQSLYMYKGRHTKKIICDRFGLTYHDINLLIF, from the coding sequence ATGAGCACAAATATTTTTACTCCTTTCACAGAAGAAGAATTGATGCCGAAAGAAGAAAAACTGGAGGTTATTAAGAAAGGAAAACAGTTCAGTATTGGGATTCCTAAAGAAACCTGTCTCAACGAAAGGAGAACCTGTATTACTCCTGACGCGGTACAAGTATTGGTAGAGCATGGCCATGAGATCATTATAGAATCAGGGGCCGGAGAAGGCTCATTTTTTACAGATTTACAGTATTCCGAATCGGGAGCCAGGATTACGACTGATCCTAAAGAAGCTTTCGGACAGGATCTGATCTTAAAAATAAACCCGCCTACACAAGAGGAGATTGATTATATGAAACCTAATACCTATCTGGTTTCTGCACTTCAGATCAATCTCAGGGATAAGGAATACTTTTTAAAACTTGCAGAGAAAAAAATAAATGCCATTGCTTTTGAATTTATTGTTGATGAATATAAACAGCTGGCGTTGGTAAGGCTCATCGGAGAAATTGCAGGAACCGTTTCTATTTTATATGCATCAGAATTATTAGCCTTATCAAATGGCTTAATGCTGGGAGGCATTACGGGAGTAAGACCTGCTGAAGTCGTAATTCTCGGGGCCGGGATCGTGGGTGAATTTGCGACAAAGGCAGCCATAGGTTTAGGAGCCAGCATAAAAGTTTTCGACAACTCTTTGTCTAAACTGAGAAGGCTTCACACTATGGTTGACAGCCGTGTGCCTACTTCCATTATTGATCCTAAGGAGCTCAGCAAAAGCCTGAGACGTGCCGACGTAGTCATCGGGGCGCTTCCAAGATTAAATATGACCCCTATTGTCACTGAGGATATGGTCATGAAAATGAAAAAGGGCAGCGTCATTATCGATATCACCATAGACAATGGTAAAGTAATCGAGACGTCAGAACTGACTACCATGGAAGATCCTTATATCATCAAACACGGGGTGATCCATTGCGGGCTTCCCAACCTTACCTCAAGAATGCCGAGAACCACTACAAAGGCTATTTCAAATTTCTTCCTTTCCTATATCCTGAATTATGACGAAGAGGGCGGATTTGAAAACATGCTGATCCGCAAAAATGAAATGAAGCAGAGCTTATATATGTACAAGGGCAGACATACCAAAAAGATCATCTGTGACCGTTTCGGCCTTACGTACCACGATATCAATCTTTTAATCTTCTAA
- a CDS encoding prephenate dehydrogenase produces the protein MKISIIGVGLIGGSMALKLREKGIADFVYGIDQNQQHIKEALDLKIIDAEADLHQGIKNSDLIIMAIPVDAARKLLPDVLNLVSDQQTVMDAGSTKAGIVGAVKDHPKRSRFVAFHPMWGTENSGPKSAISESFSGKAGVICNKEESAEDALNTVEKIVAALDMHQIYMNAEDHDIHTAYISHISHITSYALANTVLEKEREEETIFQLASSGFSSTVRLAKSHPEMWVPIFKQNKENVLDVLNEHITQLRKFKSALEKENYEYLEELITNANRIRGILR, from the coding sequence ATGAAAATAAGTATTATAGGAGTAGGATTAATCGGAGGCTCGATGGCTTTAAAATTAAGGGAAAAAGGCATTGCCGATTTTGTTTATGGAATTGACCAGAACCAACAGCATATTAAAGAGGCTTTAGATTTAAAAATCATTGATGCAGAAGCCGATCTGCATCAGGGAATCAAAAACTCGGACCTGATCATCATGGCTATTCCGGTAGATGCAGCCAGAAAATTATTACCGGATGTTTTAAATCTTGTATCAGATCAACAAACCGTGATGGATGCCGGATCTACAAAGGCCGGAATTGTGGGCGCCGTCAAAGACCATCCGAAACGCTCAAGGTTTGTAGCCTTCCATCCGATGTGGGGGACAGAAAACAGCGGTCCAAAGTCTGCCATTTCCGAGAGCTTCTCCGGAAAAGCAGGAGTCATTTGTAATAAAGAAGAATCTGCTGAGGACGCATTGAATACCGTTGAAAAAATTGTGGCTGCCCTGGACATGCATCAGATTTATATGAATGCAGAAGACCACGACATCCATACCGCTTATATTTCACATATTTCACATATTACCTCTTATGCCCTGGCCAACACTGTCCTTGAAAAGGAACGTGAAGAAGAAACAATCTTCCAGCTGGCAAGTTCAGGATTTTCCAGTACTGTACGTCTGGCAAAATCCCATCCTGAAATGTGGGTACCGATCTTTAAACAGAATAAAGAAAATGTACTGGATGTTTTAAATGAACACATTACCCAGCTCAGAAAATTCAAATCCGCTTTGGAAAAAGAGAATTATGAATATCTTGAAGAGTTGATCACCAATGCCAACAGGATCAGGGGAATATTAAGATAA
- a CDS encoding cation:proton antiporter, translated as MNWGKYRNLIFYITTIAVFSCLMYFFIVEGQTLEVKENMIAQTSSGSTWENFMESFKTNLHHPLALLLAQIVTIILTARLFGWICMKIRQPTVIGEMIAGIVLGPSLVGMYFPEFSAFLFPKESLGNLQFLSQIGLILFMYIVGMELDLSVLRKKAHDAVVISHASIIIPFALGIGLSYFIYQKFAPDGIQFTSFALFIAISMSITAFPVLARIVQERNLQKTKLGTIVITCAAADDITAWCILAAVIAIVKAGSFTSSIYVILMAIAYVFLMIKIVRPFLKRIGDLQAGKNSISKPMVAIFFLTLILSSYATEVIGIHALFGAFMAGAIMPENAKFRTLFIDKVEDVALVLLLPLFFVFTGLRTQIGLLNDGQLWMTAGFIILTAVLGKFAGSALTARFVGINWKESLTIGALMNTRGLMELIVLNIGYDLGVLGPEIFAMLVIMALFTTFMTGPALDFINFIFKSKKENNEELYDKNDSKYRVLLSFDKPESGSTLLRLAHDFTHKMNGNKSITAMNIAPVDEMHAYDINEYENSQFQNVIETSHELKLEVTTLFKASTDIESDLTSISNKGNYDLLLIMLGKSMYEGSLLGRLLGFTTKIINPEKLLNTVKGKGNIFNNSPFDDFTLQILDKTNIPVGVLVEKGFKTADKVFVPIFNLSDFYLLEYAKRLINNNNSQIIILDAAGQIRNNIEVKELIRSIEQVAPNHITLYNEKKIEKEFLNAQDLMLISSKSWKNLIDTKSLWLSDIPSTLIISNP; from the coding sequence ATGAATTGGGGAAAATACAGGAATTTAATTTTCTACATTACAACTATAGCCGTCTTTTCGTGCCTGATGTACTTCTTTATTGTGGAAGGGCAGACACTGGAAGTAAAGGAAAATATGATTGCCCAAACCAGTAGCGGTTCTACCTGGGAAAATTTCATGGAGTCTTTTAAAACCAATCTTCATCATCCATTGGCTTTATTACTGGCGCAGATTGTTACCATTATTCTGACGGCCCGGCTTTTCGGATGGATCTGTATGAAGATCAGGCAGCCTACCGTAATCGGGGAAATGATTGCAGGTATTGTATTGGGGCCTTCATTGGTGGGAATGTATTTCCCTGAATTTTCTGCATTTCTTTTTCCTAAAGAATCCCTGGGTAACCTGCAATTTCTCAGTCAGATCGGGCTTATTCTTTTCATGTACATTGTGGGCATGGAGCTGGACCTGAGCGTTCTAAGAAAAAAAGCTCACGACGCTGTGGTCATCAGCCATGCCAGTATCATTATCCCTTTTGCTTTGGGAATCGGTCTCTCTTATTTTATTTATCAGAAATTTGCGCCTGATGGTATTCAATTTACCTCTTTTGCTTTATTCATAGCCATATCCATGAGTATTACCGCTTTTCCGGTATTGGCAAGAATTGTACAGGAAAGGAATCTTCAGAAAACCAAGTTGGGAACTATTGTGATTACCTGTGCAGCGGCTGATGACATTACGGCATGGTGTATTCTGGCTGCTGTAATTGCCATTGTAAAAGCCGGTTCTTTTACCAGTTCCATTTATGTTATTCTTATGGCTATTGCTTATGTATTTTTAATGATTAAAATCGTAAGACCCTTCCTTAAAAGAATTGGTGATCTTCAGGCAGGAAAGAACAGCATCAGCAAACCTATGGTGGCCATTTTCTTCCTGACCCTGATCTTGTCATCTTATGCTACGGAAGTAATAGGAATCCATGCTTTGTTCGGGGCATTTATGGCAGGAGCTATTATGCCGGAAAACGCTAAGTTCCGTACCCTGTTTATTGACAAGGTAGAGGATGTGGCATTGGTACTTCTTCTCCCGCTGTTTTTCGTTTTTACGGGTTTGCGTACCCAGATCGGATTGCTGAATGATGGACAACTGTGGATGACGGCTGGGTTTATTATTTTAACGGCCGTTCTTGGTAAGTTTGCAGGCAGTGCCCTGACTGCCAGATTCGTCGGAATCAACTGGAAAGAAAGTTTAACGATCGGAGCCCTTATGAATACAAGAGGTTTAATGGAGCTTATTGTACTCAATATCGGCTATGACCTTGGTGTATTGGGACCCGAGATTTTTGCCATGCTGGTAATTATGGCATTATTTACCACTTTTATGACGGGGCCGGCCTTAGACTTTATTAATTTTATTTTTAAATCCAAAAAGGAAAACAATGAAGAGCTTTATGATAAAAATGATTCTAAATATCGTGTTCTCCTGTCTTTTGACAAACCTGAATCGGGAAGTACCCTGCTCAGGTTAGCCCATGACTTCACCCATAAAATGAATGGCAATAAAAGTATTACAGCCATGAATATTGCTCCGGTGGATGAAATGCACGCTTATGATATCAACGAATATGAAAATTCCCAGTTCCAGAACGTGATTGAGACATCGCATGAGCTGAAACTTGAAGTCACCACCCTTTTCAAAGCTTCTACCGATATAGAAAGCGACCTCACCAGCATTTCCAACAAAGGAAATTATGACCTCCTGTTGATCATGCTTGGAAAATCTATGTATGAAGGAAGCTTATTGGGAAGACTATTGGGCTTTACCACGAAAATCATCAATCCTGAGAAGCTTTTGAATACGGTAAAAGGGAAAGGAAATATTTTCAACAACTCTCCTTTTGATGATTTTACCCTGCAAATCCTGGATAAAACCAATATTCCTGTAGGAGTTTTGGTGGAAAAAGGTTTCAAAACCGCAGACAAGGTATTTGTACCCATTTTTAACCTCAGCGATTTTTATCTTCTTGAATACGCCAAAAGGTTAATCAACAATAACAATTCTCAGATCATTATTCTGGACGCTGCAGGCCAGATCCGTAATAATATTGAAGTAAAAGAGCTGATCAGGAGTATAGAACAGGTAGCTCCTAACCACATTACACTGTACAACGAAAAGAAAATTGAGAAAGAGTTCCTGAATGCACAGGATCTGATGCTCATCAGCAGTAAAAGCTGGAAAAATCTCATCGATACAAAAAGTTTATGGCTTTCTGATATTCCTTCCACATTAATTATTTCTAATCCATAA
- the tsaE gene encoding tRNA (adenosine(37)-N6)-threonylcarbamoyltransferase complex ATPase subunit type 1 TsaE, whose product MQFTINKIEDWQEIVDTIIPELQHHIFLLKGNLGAGKTTFTQFLLKKLGSEDEVSSPTYSIVNEYNTPKGKVYHFDLYRLKNIEEVYDIGIEEYLDNFFLCIIEWPEVYEEELYGLKYHTMNIMNTGESREISFE is encoded by the coding sequence ATGCAGTTCACTATAAATAAAATTGAAGACTGGCAGGAAATTGTTGATACCATTATTCCTGAATTACAACACCATATATTTTTACTAAAAGGAAACCTGGGAGCAGGAAAAACTACTTTCACACAGTTTTTACTTAAAAAACTGGGAAGTGAAGATGAAGTCAGCTCTCCTACCTATTCTATTGTGAATGAATACAATACTCCGAAAGGAAAAGTATATCATTTTGACCTTTACCGCCTGAAAAACATTGAAGAAGTCTATGATATCGGGATAGAAGAATACCTTGATAATTTCTTTTTATGCATTATCGAGTGGCCTGAGGTTTATGAAGAGGAGCTGTACGGCCTTAAATACCACACAATGAACATTATGAACACGGGTGAAAGCAGAGAAATTTCATTCGAGTAA
- the dnaG gene encoding DNA primase, which produces MISKQTIDKIFSTIRVEEIVGEYVQLKRAGSNYKGLSPFHDEKTPSFVVSASKQIWKDFSTGKGGTAISFLMEIENFTYPEALRHAAKKYGIEIEEDQREISEEAKNAQTEKDLLYKIHEVANNYFQEILWDDQEGRSIGLAYFKERELRDDIIKKFQLGYSPEKKNAFTEYALEKGYSKEILEKSGLSIFPENAPAGIDRFRERVIFPIHSFSGRVLGFGARILKSNVKTAKYLNSPETEIYHKSNVLYGLNQSKQAISRKNACLLVEGYMDVISLHMSGIENVVASSGTSLTTEQIKLIKRLTENVTILFDGDNAGIKASFRSIDMLLTEGMNIRVLLFPDGDDPDSFARKHPQDYVEKYIENEAMDFIDFKAEILLRDVENDPIKKAEAIRDIVKSVSFVQNALKREVYLKEVSNKFGLSEQSLFNELDVQKQITQNQTHHVQQQKEKTPPKMEIVPVDHEKEDPFLYDVLFMENKLVDHMLMFGDIVLKRRNENNEEYQITVIEEILHHFEEEQYKFLVKENEIIINQVKEGIRKDELRSGNFFVSFMDEEITTKVVDALIPLDELENWASRNIYPPNYGDKVADQVKGDILLHKYRYIDYLIKETARELDQYSNTDEVRYFDLIKKITLLKQASIRLSNIIEYSPIKGIYAGRRR; this is translated from the coding sequence ATGATATCCAAGCAGACGATAGATAAAATTTTTTCAACAATACGGGTAGAAGAGATTGTAGGAGAATACGTGCAGCTGAAAAGAGCAGGGTCTAATTATAAAGGACTCAGCCCTTTTCATGATGAAAAAACTCCGAGTTTTGTCGTTTCTGCCAGTAAACAGATCTGGAAAGATTTCTCTACCGGAAAAGGAGGTACTGCAATCTCTTTCCTTATGGAAATTGAAAACTTTACTTATCCTGAGGCGCTTCGTCATGCCGCCAAGAAATATGGGATTGAAATTGAAGAGGATCAGCGCGAAATTTCTGAAGAAGCAAAAAATGCCCAAACAGAGAAGGACCTGCTGTATAAAATTCATGAAGTAGCCAATAATTACTTCCAGGAAATCCTTTGGGATGACCAGGAGGGAAGAAGTATCGGGCTGGCTTATTTCAAAGAGCGTGAGCTTAGGGATGATATCATTAAAAAGTTCCAGCTGGGATATTCCCCGGAAAAGAAAAATGCTTTTACGGAATATGCTCTGGAAAAAGGCTATTCCAAAGAGATCCTGGAGAAATCCGGACTTTCCATTTTTCCGGAAAATGCTCCTGCAGGAATAGACAGGTTCCGGGAAAGGGTTATTTTCCCAATACACAGTTTTTCAGGAAGAGTTTTAGGATTTGGTGCCCGGATTCTAAAAAGCAATGTTAAAACAGCGAAATACCTCAACTCACCGGAGACGGAGATCTATCATAAATCAAATGTTCTCTACGGGCTAAATCAAAGTAAGCAGGCTATTTCAAGAAAGAATGCCTGTCTTTTGGTGGAAGGTTATATGGATGTGATTTCGCTTCATATGTCCGGAATTGAAAACGTAGTGGCAAGTTCCGGAACTTCACTGACTACCGAGCAGATCAAATTGATCAAAAGGCTTACAGAAAATGTAACCATTCTTTTCGATGGGGATAATGCCGGGATCAAAGCCAGTTTCAGAAGCATTGATATGCTGCTGACAGAGGGAATGAATATCAGGGTGCTATTATTCCCTGACGGAGATGATCCGGACTCTTTTGCCAGAAAACATCCGCAGGATTATGTTGAAAAATACATCGAAAATGAAGCGATGGATTTTATCGACTTTAAAGCAGAAATCCTCCTTAGGGATGTTGAAAATGATCCCATTAAAAAGGCAGAAGCCATACGTGATATTGTAAAATCGGTTTCTTTTGTACAAAATGCGCTGAAAAGGGAAGTATACCTGAAAGAAGTTTCAAATAAATTCGGGCTTTCCGAGCAGAGCCTTTTCAATGAACTTGATGTCCAGAAGCAGATTACCCAGAACCAGACCCACCATGTTCAGCAGCAGAAGGAAAAAACGCCTCCGAAAATGGAGATTGTTCCGGTGGATCACGAGAAAGAAGATCCTTTTCTCTATGATGTTTTGTTTATGGAAAATAAATTGGTGGACCATATGCTGATGTTTGGAGATATTGTACTGAAAAGAAGAAATGAGAACAATGAAGAGTACCAGATCACGGTTATTGAAGAGATCCTCCATCATTTTGAAGAAGAACAGTACAAGTTTTTAGTCAAGGAAAATGAGATTATCATCAATCAGGTAAAAGAAGGAATCCGGAAAGATGAGCTCAGAAGCGGAAACTTTTTTGTATCTTTTATGGATGAAGAAATTACCACGAAGGTTGTAGATGCCCTGATTCCGTTAGATGAACTTGAAAACTGGGCTTCCAGGAATATTTATCCGCCTAATTACGGGGATAAGGTCGCAGATCAGGTTAAGGGCGATATCTTATTGCACAAATACCGGTACATCGATTATCTCATCAAAGAAACAGCCAGGGAACTGGATCAGTACAGCAATACGGATGAGGTAAGATATTTTGATCTGATCAAAAAAATCACCCTGCTGAAACAAGCTTCCATACGATTGAGCAATATCATCGAATACTCGCCGATTAAAGGAATTTATGCGGGGAGAAGAAGATAA